A genomic window from Methylorubrum extorquens includes:
- the xth gene encoding exodeoxyribonuclease III, whose protein sequence is MRITTWNVNSIKQRVGHLLGFLDEAKPDVVCLQELKCQDASFPREEIEAAGYAVETLGQKAYNGVALLVRAPLQHTQLLRGLPGDAEDEQARYIEALVHGEGVAPVRVASIYLPNGNPAPGPKYSYKLAFMARLRAHARALMTTEEALVLAGDFNVIPEPEDAADPTAWTQDALFLPETRRAFRALLAEGFTDGLRACEPSAGLYTFWDYQAGCWPRNQGIRIDHLLLSPQAADRLVSASVQRHLRGLEKPSDHVPVTVELRDD, encoded by the coding sequence ATGCGGATCACCACCTGGAACGTCAATTCGATCAAGCAGCGGGTCGGCCACCTGCTGGGCTTCCTCGACGAGGCCAAGCCCGACGTGGTCTGCCTGCAAGAGCTGAAATGCCAGGACGCGTCCTTCCCCCGCGAGGAGATCGAGGCGGCGGGCTACGCGGTCGAGACACTGGGGCAGAAGGCCTATAACGGCGTCGCCCTCTTGGTGCGCGCCCCGCTGCAACACACTCAGTTGCTGCGCGGCCTGCCGGGCGACGCCGAGGACGAGCAGGCCCGCTATATCGAGGCGCTGGTACACGGCGAGGGCGTGGCGCCGGTGCGTGTCGCCTCGATCTACCTGCCGAACGGCAACCCGGCGCCGGGGCCGAAATACAGCTACAAGCTCGCCTTCATGGCCCGCCTGCGGGCGCATGCCCGCGCCCTGATGACGACGGAGGAGGCGCTGGTGCTGGCGGGCGACTTCAACGTCATCCCCGAGCCCGAGGACGCCGCCGACCCCACCGCCTGGACGCAGGACGCGCTGTTCCTGCCCGAGACCCGCCGCGCCTTCCGCGCGCTCCTGGCGGAAGGTTTTACGGATGGCCTGAGAGCCTGCGAGCCGAGCGCCGGCCTCTACACCTTCTGGGACTATCAGGCCGGCTGCTGGCCGCGGAACCAGGGCATCCGCATCGACCACCTGCTGCTCTCGCCGCAAGCCGCCGACCGCCTCGTCTCGGCCTCGGTGCAGCGCCACCTGCGCGGGCTGGAGAAGCCGTCGGACCACGTGCCGGTGACGGTGGAACTGAGGGACGACTGA
- a CDS encoding DUF3606 domain-containing protein: protein MSSADQTTRARTATHIDIHDSTTRKHWADLLQVSDERLRKAVRLVGTRVSSVSAYLAK, encoded by the coding sequence ATGTCCTCCGCGGACCAGACCACGCGCGCCCGCACTGCAACCCATATCGATATCCACGACAGCACCACCCGGAAGCACTGGGCCGACCTGCTTCAGGTCTCCGACGAGCGCCTGCGCAAGGCGGTTCGCCTCGTCGGAACCCGGGTGTCGAGCGTCTCGGCCTACCTCGCCAAGTAA
- a CDS encoding tetratricopeptide repeat protein: MPISRTVPLRPTRPAGVDLGRLRAGLLAGFLGFALTLAAVDPGTALDATARTPVPEKGFRSGRDALRSGVRDYNAGDKQGAVRALEYAADQGQTLALWKLGRMYADGDGVPHDDLKAFEYFSRIADDNTDDSPDTPNSGVVASAFNALGTYFLEGIKGTYVRPSAERAYDMFNYAASYFGDPNAQYNLARLYLDGTGVEQDPRKAARWFNLAAEKGHRPAQALLGDMLVNGTGVQRQPVKGLTWLAIARGGAQGAADTWIVNLYDKAWTSASEADRADAMTQAQSLSTGSTRRRR; encoded by the coding sequence ATGCCGATATCTAGAACCGTCCCTCTCCGGCCCACGCGGCCGGCCGGGGTCGATCTAGGTCGGCTCCGCGCGGGTCTGCTCGCCGGCTTCCTCGGCTTCGCGCTGACGCTCGCCGCCGTCGATCCCGGCACCGCGCTCGACGCGACCGCCCGCACTCCGGTGCCCGAGAAGGGTTTTCGCTCGGGTCGCGATGCCTTGAGATCAGGCGTGCGCGACTACAACGCGGGCGACAAGCAGGGCGCCGTGCGGGCGCTGGAATACGCCGCCGATCAAGGCCAGACCCTGGCTTTGTGGAAGCTCGGCCGCATGTATGCGGACGGTGACGGCGTGCCCCACGACGACCTCAAGGCGTTCGAGTATTTCTCGCGCATCGCCGACGACAACACCGACGATTCGCCCGACACCCCGAATTCGGGCGTGGTGGCGAGCGCCTTCAACGCGCTCGGCACCTACTTCCTGGAGGGAATCAAGGGCACCTACGTGCGCCCGAGCGCCGAGCGCGCCTACGACATGTTCAACTACGCGGCGTCGTATTTCGGCGACCCCAACGCGCAGTACAACCTCGCCCGGCTCTATCTCGACGGCACCGGCGTCGAGCAGGATCCGCGCAAGGCCGCGCGCTGGTTCAACCTCGCCGCCGAGAAGGGCCACCGCCCGGCCCAGGCGCTGCTCGGCGACATGCTCGTCAACGGCACCGGTGTGCAGCGCCAGCCCGTGAAGGGCCTGACCTGGCTCGCCATCGCCCGCGGCGGGGCGCAGGGCGCGGCGGACACCTGGATCGTCAATCTCTACGACAAGGCCTGGACCTCGGCGAGCGAGGCCGACCGGGCGGATGCGATGACCCAGGCGCAGTCGCTGTCGACGGGCTCGACCCGGCGGCGGCGGTAA
- the glpX gene encoding class II fructose-bisphosphatase has product MSAANTGIFSDPTARGLTLELVRVTEAAAIAAARLRGHGREREADQAAVDAMRAELMVLPIEGRVVIGEGERDEAPMLFIGEAVGTGNGPSVDIAVDPLEGTTLCAKDMPGAIAVMALAERGSLLAAPDVYMQKIAIGPGYPLGTVDLDWSPARNIASLARAKGVETAGITAIILDRPRHMDLIAAVRDTGASIRLISDGDIAAIIHCTKPDETGVDIYMGTGAAPEGVIAASALRCIGGQMQGRLILDSADKRARAVKMGITDPNRKYDMHDMARGDVIVAATGVTTGALLAGVRFSPGLIETETVVYRSNTGTVRRIACEHRRLESAPG; this is encoded by the coding sequence ATGTCGGCGGCCAATACCGGGATCTTCAGCGATCCCACGGCGCGGGGCCTGACTCTCGAACTGGTGCGGGTGACGGAGGCGGCGGCCATCGCCGCGGCCCGCCTGCGGGGACACGGCCGCGAGAGGGAAGCCGACCAAGCCGCCGTCGATGCCATGCGCGCCGAGTTGATGGTGCTGCCGATCGAGGGCCGCGTGGTGATCGGCGAGGGCGAGCGCGACGAGGCGCCGATGCTGTTCATCGGCGAGGCCGTCGGCACCGGCAACGGCCCGTCCGTGGACATCGCGGTCGATCCGCTGGAGGGCACGACGCTCTGCGCCAAGGACATGCCGGGTGCCATCGCCGTGATGGCCCTGGCCGAGCGCGGCTCGCTGCTCGCCGCCCCCGACGTCTACATGCAGAAGATCGCCATCGGCCCCGGCTACCCCCTCGGCACGGTCGATCTCGACTGGAGCCCGGCCCGCAACATCGCCTCGCTCGCCCGCGCCAAGGGCGTGGAGACCGCCGGCATCACCGCGATCATCCTCGACCGGCCGCGCCACATGGACCTGATCGCCGCCGTGCGCGACACCGGCGCCAGCATCCGCCTGATTTCGGACGGCGACATCGCCGCGATCATCCACTGCACCAAGCCCGACGAGACCGGCGTCGACATCTACATGGGCACCGGCGCCGCGCCGGAGGGCGTGATCGCCGCCAGCGCGCTCCGCTGCATCGGCGGCCAGATGCAGGGTCGGCTCATCCTCGATTCCGCCGACAAGCGGGCACGGGCGGTCAAGATGGGCATCACGGACCCGAACCGGAAATACGACATGCACGACATGGCCCGGGGCGACGTCATCGTCGCGGCCACGGGCGTGACCACCGGGGCCCTGCTTGCGGGCGTGCGGTTCAGCCCCGGCCTCATCGAGACGGAGACGGTGGTCTACCGCTCGAACACCGGCACCGTCCGCCGCATCGCCTGCGAACACCGCCGGCTGGAGAGCGCGCCGGGCTGA
- a CDS encoding propionyl-CoA synthetase: MSAATSSAPEGAYAAVHAASLADRNGFWLKAAAAIDWDVAPTRAFDAEQGVYGRWFPDAQLNVCRNAVDRHAEGGRADQPAIIHDSPVTGTKRRITYGELHDEVAVLAGILADLGVTKGDRVVIYMPMVPEALFGMLACARIGAIHSVVFGGFAANELAARIEDAAPKVILAASCGIEPARVVAYKPLLDAAIARSAHKPDACLILQRPQGEAGLVEGRDRDWAETVARARAAGRRADPVPVAATDPLYILYTSGTTGRPKGVVRDSGGYCVALAWSMTNLYGVAPGEVYFCASDIGWVVGHSYIVYAPLLHGCTTVLYEGKPVGTPDAGAFWRVTAEHGAATLFTAPTALRAIKKEDPRAERIAGYDLSKFRALFLAGERADPDSVAWAERALDRPVIDHWWQTETGWAIAGNPVGIERLPVKYGSTAKPMPGYDLHVLDESGKPVPSGTMGTIAVKLPLPPGCLPTLWGSDERFRQSYLSTFPGFYDTSDAGVVDEDGYFTVLGRTDDIINVAGHRLSTGGMEAVLAAHPDVAECAVIGIRDALKGEAPCGFVVLKSGVAKDAETVERELVARVREEIGPVAAFKLALTVGRLPKTRSGKILRGTMKRIADGEDYAMPPTIEDPAALEEIGDSLKARGIGG; this comes from the coding sequence ATGTCCGCCGCCACGTCGTCCGCCCCCGAGGGCGCCTACGCCGCCGTCCACGCCGCCTCGCTCGCGGATCGGAACGGCTTCTGGTTGAAGGCTGCGGCGGCGATCGATTGGGACGTCGCCCCGACCCGCGCCTTCGATGCCGAGCAGGGCGTCTACGGCCGCTGGTTTCCGGATGCGCAGCTCAATGTCTGCCGCAACGCCGTCGATCGGCACGCGGAGGGAGGGCGCGCCGACCAGCCCGCGATCATCCACGATTCGCCCGTCACCGGCACCAAGCGCCGCATCACTTACGGGGAGCTTCACGACGAGGTGGCGGTGCTCGCCGGCATCCTCGCCGACCTCGGCGTGACCAAGGGCGACCGGGTGGTGATCTACATGCCGATGGTGCCCGAAGCCCTGTTCGGGATGCTGGCCTGCGCCCGGATCGGGGCGATCCATTCGGTGGTGTTCGGCGGGTTTGCCGCCAACGAACTTGCCGCCCGCATCGAGGATGCGGCGCCCAAGGTGATCCTGGCCGCCTCCTGCGGCATCGAGCCGGCCCGCGTCGTCGCCTACAAGCCCCTGCTCGATGCGGCGATCGCCCGCTCGGCCCACAAGCCCGACGCCTGCCTGATCCTGCAGCGCCCGCAAGGCGAGGCGGGCCTCGTCGAGGGCCGCGACCGGGACTGGGCGGAGACCGTCGCGCGGGCGCGCGCGGCCGGGCGGCGGGCCGATCCGGTGCCGGTCGCGGCGACCGACCCGCTCTATATCCTCTACACCTCCGGCACGACCGGGCGCCCCAAGGGCGTGGTGCGCGACAGCGGCGGCTATTGCGTCGCGCTGGCGTGGTCGATGACGAATCTCTACGGCGTCGCGCCCGGCGAGGTCTATTTCTGCGCCTCCGACATCGGCTGGGTGGTGGGCCACTCCTACATCGTCTACGCGCCGCTGCTGCACGGTTGCACCACGGTGCTCTACGAGGGCAAGCCGGTCGGCACGCCGGATGCCGGCGCCTTCTGGCGGGTCACCGCCGAGCACGGCGCCGCGACCTTGTTCACGGCCCCCACGGCCCTGCGCGCGATCAAGAAGGAAGACCCGCGGGCCGAACGGATCGCCGGCTACGATCTGTCCAAGTTCCGCGCCCTGTTCCTGGCCGGCGAACGGGCCGACCCGGACTCGGTGGCCTGGGCCGAGCGGGCGCTGGACCGGCCGGTGATCGACCATTGGTGGCAGACCGAGACCGGCTGGGCGATCGCCGGCAACCCGGTCGGCATCGAGCGATTGCCGGTGAAGTACGGCTCCACCGCCAAGCCGATGCCGGGCTACGACCTCCACGTGCTGGACGAATCGGGCAAGCCGGTTCCCTCCGGCACGATGGGCACCATCGCCGTGAAGCTCCCGCTGCCGCCGGGCTGTCTACCGACCCTTTGGGGCTCGGACGAGCGCTTCCGCCAGAGCTACCTCTCCACCTTCCCCGGCTTCTACGACACCTCGGATGCGGGCGTGGTGGATGAGGACGGCTACTTCACGGTGCTGGGCCGGACCGACGACATCATCAACGTCGCCGGCCACCGCCTCTCCACCGGCGGCATGGAGGCGGTGCTCGCCGCGCATCCGGATGTCGCCGAATGCGCAGTGATCGGCATCCGCGACGCGCTGAAAGGAGAGGCGCCCTGCGGCTTCGTGGTGCTCAAATCCGGCGTCGCCAAGGACGCCGAGACGGTCGAGCGCGAACTCGTCGCCCGGGTGCGCGAGGAGATCGGCCCCGTAGCCGCCTTCAAGCTGGCGCTCACCGTGGGACGCCTGCCGAAGACTCGCTCGGGCAAGATCCTGCGCGGCACGATGAAGCGCATCGCCGACGGCGAGGATTACGCGATGCCGCCGACCATCGAGGACCCGGCCGCCCTGGAGGAGATCGGCGACAGCCTGAAGGCTCGTGGGATCGGCGGCTGA
- a CDS encoding homoserine dehydrogenase, whose product MTQTLRLGIAGLGTVGASVLRMVARRAEALTAATGRTITVTAVSARDRSRDRGVDLSGLHWFDDPVALARSGEIDVFVELVGGSEGTAKAAVEAALGAGKHVVTANKALLAHHGAALARLAEENGVALAYEASVAGGIPVIKAIREGLSGNAVSRVYGILNGTCNYILSRMEAEGLTFEACLKDAQALGYAEADPTFDVEGFDTAHKLAILTSLAFGVEIDAEGVSVEGISAIQPLDLTMADELGYRIKLLGVAQATEAGIEQRVHPTMVAKASAIAQVMGVTNAVTVDADAVGELTLIGPGAGGAATASAVVADITDVALGLVRPTFGGPIASLAPPRRVEMQRHEGGYYIRLTVHDRTGVAAGVATRMAEANISIESIVQRRSAKAASSDPQGLSGQPVPLVLITYAATEGNVREALAAIDRDGLLAEAPQLIRIERE is encoded by the coding sequence ATGACGCAGACCCTTCGCCTCGGCATTGCGGGGCTCGGCACGGTCGGTGCCTCCGTCCTGCGCATGGTCGCCCGCCGCGCCGAGGCGCTCACCGCCGCGACCGGCCGTACGATCACCGTCACCGCCGTCTCCGCCCGCGACCGGAGCCGCGACCGCGGCGTCGACCTGTCGGGCCTGCACTGGTTCGACGATCCGGTGGCGCTCGCGCGCTCAGGCGAGATCGACGTGTTCGTCGAACTCGTCGGCGGCTCGGAAGGGACGGCCAAGGCGGCGGTCGAGGCGGCGCTCGGGGCCGGCAAGCATGTGGTGACCGCCAACAAGGCGCTGCTCGCCCACCACGGCGCGGCGCTCGCCCGTCTGGCCGAGGAGAACGGCGTTGCGCTGGCCTACGAGGCGTCGGTGGCAGGCGGCATCCCGGTCATCAAGGCGATCCGCGAGGGGCTGTCCGGCAACGCGGTCTCCCGCGTCTACGGAATCCTCAACGGCACCTGCAACTACATCCTCAGCCGGATGGAGGCGGAGGGGCTGACCTTCGAGGCCTGCCTCAAGGACGCGCAGGCGCTCGGCTACGCCGAGGCTGACCCGACCTTCGACGTCGAGGGCTTCGACACCGCCCACAAGCTCGCCATCCTCACCAGCCTCGCCTTCGGCGTGGAGATCGACGCCGAGGGCGTCTCGGTGGAGGGCATCTCGGCGATCCAGCCCCTCGACCTCACCATGGCCGACGAACTCGGCTACCGCATCAAGCTGCTGGGCGTCGCGCAGGCGACGGAGGCGGGGATCGAGCAGCGGGTCCACCCGACCATGGTGGCCAAGGCCTCGGCCATTGCCCAGGTGATGGGCGTGACCAACGCCGTCACCGTCGATGCCGACGCGGTCGGCGAACTGACCCTGATCGGCCCCGGCGCGGGCGGGGCCGCCACGGCCTCCGCGGTCGTGGCCGACATTACCGATGTCGCGCTCGGGCTCGTGCGCCCGACCTTCGGCGGGCCGATCGCGAGCCTCGCGCCGCCGCGCCGGGTCGAGATGCAGCGCCACGAGGGCGGCTACTACATCCGCCTCACCGTGCACGACCGCACCGGCGTTGCGGCCGGCGTCGCCACCCGCATGGCGGAGGCCAACATCTCGATCGAGAGCATCGTCCAGCGCCGCTCGGCCAAGGCCGCCTCCAGCGATCCGCAAGGTCTCTCCGGTCAGCCGGTGCCGCTGGTGCTGATCACCTACGCGGCGACCGAGGGCAATGTCCGCGAGGCGCTGGCCGCGATCGACCGCGATGGCCTGCTCGCCGAGGCGCCGCAATTGATCCGCATCGAGCGCGAATAG
- a CDS encoding response regulator produces MPDGAELFKGRHVLVVEDEYFIAEDIRRAFEERGAQVVGPVGNVDDALAMIEQCPRIDGAVLDINLREVMVFPVADALRARGVPFVFATGYEENAVPTRLRDAIHCEKPIDPARLAKALFGQATVG; encoded by the coding sequence ATGCCGGATGGAGCCGAACTGTTCAAAGGAAGGCACGTCCTCGTCGTCGAGGACGAGTATTTCATCGCCGAAGACATACGGCGTGCGTTCGAAGAGCGGGGCGCCCAAGTGGTCGGCCCGGTGGGGAACGTCGATGACGCTCTGGCGATGATCGAGCAATGCCCGCGCATCGACGGTGCGGTGCTCGATATCAACCTGCGTGAGGTCATGGTCTTTCCGGTGGCCGACGCACTCAGGGCGCGCGGCGTCCCGTTCGTCTTCGCCACCGGCTACGAGGAGAATGCCGTCCCGACGCGCCTGCGGGACGCGATTCATTGCGAGAAGCCGATCGATCCCGCGCGTCTGGCCAAGGCGCTGTTCGGCCAAGCCACGGTCGGCTGA
- a CDS encoding tetratricopeptide repeat protein gives MIGMTLDGRKARLIGALALTAAALAGCETYGSATAPRQFAVLETDTTGATNVNIASLSDVISRNPSDAGAYNTRGAAYARAGQFGEAITDFSKAVQLDPNSASAYNNRALAYRQTGRADAAMQDFSKAIANDPNFSAAYIGRANLERAQGDLDGALNDLNAAIRLAPESAEAYHARGLVRQKQNHNPEAIGDFAAAIDRNPFVAAPYAARGQSLISLGQYDKAIEDFNAALNVNAKDAGSWAYRGLAYEKTNRRKEANESYQQAARLDPNNAVAKQGVGRMQGGLF, from the coding sequence ATGATCGGGATGACGCTGGACGGACGCAAGGCGAGGCTGATCGGTGCCCTCGCGCTGACGGCCGCGGCGCTGGCCGGCTGCGAGACCTATGGCAGCGCGACGGCTCCGCGCCAATTCGCGGTGCTGGAGACCGACACGACGGGCGCCACCAACGTCAACATCGCCTCGCTCAGCGACGTGATTTCGCGCAACCCGTCGGATGCCGGCGCCTACAACACCCGCGGCGCGGCCTATGCCCGCGCGGGCCAGTTCGGCGAGGCGATCACCGACTTCTCGAAGGCGGTCCAACTCGATCCGAACTCGGCCTCGGCCTACAACAACCGGGCGCTGGCCTACCGCCAGACCGGCCGCGCCGACGCGGCGATGCAGGACTTCTCGAAGGCGATCGCCAACGATCCGAATTTTTCCGCCGCCTATATCGGCCGGGCGAACCTCGAGCGTGCCCAGGGTGACCTCGACGGAGCGTTGAACGACCTCAACGCCGCGATCCGTCTCGCTCCGGAATCGGCCGAGGCCTACCACGCCCGCGGCCTCGTGCGGCAGAAGCAGAACCACAACCCGGAGGCGATCGGCGACTTCGCGGCGGCCATCGACCGCAACCCCTTCGTCGCCGCCCCCTACGCCGCCCGCGGCCAGAGCCTGATCTCGCTGGGCCAGTACGACAAGGCGATCGAGGACTTCAACGCGGCGCTGAACGTGAACGCGAAGGACGCTGGATCCTGGGCCTATCGTGGGCTGGCCTACGAGAAGACGAACCGCCGCAAAGAGGCGAACGAGAGCTACCAGCAGGCCGCGCGCCTCGATCCTAACAACGCCGTGGCCAAGCAGGGCGTCGGCCGCATGCAGGGCGGCCTGTTCTAG
- a CDS encoding YdcH family protein: MSLQTHLSQLAAKHEALERELHHAMQSLASDDLRIAELKRKKLHLKDEIERLRGDTLH, from the coding sequence ATGTCCTTGCAGACGCATTTGAGCCAGCTCGCCGCCAAGCACGAAGCCCTCGAGCGCGAGCTTCACCACGCGATGCAATCCCTTGCCAGCGACGATCTGCGCATCGCCGAACTCAAGCGTAAGAAACTGCACCTCAAGGACGAAATCGAGCGCCTGCGCGGGGATACCCTCCACTAG
- a CDS encoding ceramidase domain-containing protein translates to MDASWFEPVRAYCERGDTGFWAEPVNALTNAAFLIAAWLAARRARGDGPVLALAAVTFVVGIGSFLFHTLANRWSMLADVIPIAVFIYGYFALAMARFFGLRPVAATALTLAFAALGFGLTPALDALTGRPVSDLTNGSVDYAPAILALLGVGLALLKRAPGTARSVLVTAGIFLVSLTFRTVDVGVCARLPLGTHFLWHALNAVVLYRLLIAATRFRD, encoded by the coding sequence ATGGATGCGTCGTGGTTCGAGCCGGTGCGGGCTTATTGCGAGCGCGGCGATACCGGCTTCTGGGCCGAGCCGGTCAATGCCCTGACGAACGCGGCCTTCCTGATCGCGGCCTGGCTCGCGGCGCGGCGCGCCCGCGGCGACGGGCCGGTTCTGGCGCTGGCCGCCGTGACCTTCGTGGTGGGGATCGGCTCGTTCCTGTTCCACACCCTGGCCAACCGCTGGTCGATGCTGGCCGACGTGATCCCGATCGCCGTCTTCATCTACGGCTACTTCGCGCTGGCCATGGCCCGCTTCTTCGGCCTCCGGCCGGTGGCGGCGACCGCCCTCACGCTGGCGTTTGCCGCCCTCGGCTTCGGCCTGACGCCGGCCCTCGATGCGTTGACCGGGCGCCCGGTCTCGGACCTGACCAACGGCTCGGTCGATTACGCCCCGGCGATCCTGGCACTCCTCGGCGTCGGCCTCGCCCTCCTGAAGCGGGCACCCGGCACCGCCCGCTCGGTGCTCGTGACCGCCGGGATCTTCCTCGTGTCGCTGACCTTCCGCACGGTCGATGTCGGCGTCTGCGCGCGCCTGCCGCTCGGCACGCATTTCCTCTGGCACGCGCTCAACGCGGTGGTGCTCTACCGCCTGCTGATCGCGGCGACCCGGTTCAGAGACTGA
- a CDS encoding YdcH family protein — MMADEIANDAVADPAGELTRLREEHRDLDEAIEALKVSVAVDQLQLQRLKKRKLVLRDRITHLEDQITPDIIA, encoded by the coding sequence ATGATGGCGGACGAGATTGCCAACGACGCGGTCGCGGATCCGGCCGGCGAGCTGACGCGGTTGCGCGAAGAGCACCGGGATCTCGACGAGGCGATCGAGGCTTTGAAGGTCAGCGTCGCCGTCGATCAGCTTCAGTTGCAGAGGCTCAAGAAGCGCAAGCTGGTCTTGCGCGACCGGATCACGCATCTGGAAGACCAGATCACGCCGGACATCATCGCGTAA
- the purE gene encoding 5-(carboxyamino)imidazole ribonucleotide mutase: MLGSPPVAIIMGSQSDWATMRNAAETLDALGVAYDARIVSAHRTPDRLVAFAKGAREAGFKVVIAGAGGAAHLPGMTAAMTSLPVFGVPVESKALSGQDSLLSIVQMPAGIPVGTLAIGRAGAVNAALLAAAVLALTDADLAERLEAWRARQTESVAERPDSSQA, from the coding sequence ATGCTGGGATCGCCCCCGGTCGCGATCATCATGGGAAGCCAGTCGGACTGGGCGACCATGCGCAACGCCGCCGAGACGCTGGACGCGCTCGGCGTCGCCTACGATGCCCGCATCGTCTCGGCCCACCGCACCCCGGACCGGCTCGTCGCTTTCGCCAAGGGCGCGCGGGAGGCCGGCTTCAAGGTGGTGATCGCGGGCGCGGGCGGCGCGGCGCATCTGCCGGGCATGACGGCGGCGATGACCTCGCTGCCGGTCTTCGGCGTTCCGGTCGAGTCGAAGGCGCTCTCGGGGCAGGACAGCCTGCTTTCCATCGTGCAGATGCCCGCCGGCATTCCCGTCGGCACCCTGGCGATCGGCCGGGCCGGAGCCGTCAACGCCGCCCTGCTCGCCGCCGCCGTGCTGGCGCTCACCGATGCCGATCTCGCCGAACGGCTCGAAGCGTGGCGCGCCCGCCAGACCGAGTCCGTCGCCGAACGGCCGGATTCCTCTCAAGCCTGA
- a CDS encoding 5-(carboxyamino)imidazole ribonucleotide synthase — MASPTSSPQIRPGGTLGIVGGGQLGRMIALAAAHYGLKVHIYAPDADSPAFDVAHAHTLAPYDDAAALAAFADACDVVTYEFENIPHATAAVLAEHATLRPSATALLTTQDRLSEKDFVTGLGIPTAPYRAVDTVEDLVRALEALGRPAVLKTRRFGYDGKGQRMIREGDDPAALLADFKGAPCILEGFVPFEREISVVAARGPDGTFAAYDPCANDHRDHILALTRVPAPGLTRTTGDAAVAIARAIAEALDYVGVLAVEMFEIAGPDGAARLVVNEIAPRVHNSGHWTIEGALTSQFAQTVRAVCGWPLGDTARTGGMAVEMENLIGAEADAWVALLAEPGAHLHLYGKAEARPGRKMGHVTRLKPLD, encoded by the coding sequence ATGGCCTCTCCCACCTCCTCGCCGCAGATCCGGCCCGGCGGCACCCTCGGCATCGTCGGCGGCGGCCAGCTCGGCCGCATGATCGCGCTCGCGGCGGCCCATTACGGCCTCAAGGTCCACATCTACGCCCCCGACGCCGACAGTCCGGCCTTCGACGTGGCCCATGCCCACACCCTGGCGCCCTACGACGACGCGGCGGCGCTCGCCGCCTTCGCCGATGCCTGCGACGTGGTCACCTACGAGTTCGAGAACATCCCCCACGCCACCGCCGCGGTGCTGGCCGAGCACGCGACCCTGCGCCCCAGCGCAACGGCTTTGCTCACGACCCAGGACCGTCTCTCCGAGAAGGACTTCGTGACGGGTCTCGGCATCCCGACCGCGCCCTACCGGGCGGTCGATACGGTCGAGGATCTCGTGCGGGCCCTGGAGGCGCTCGGCCGCCCCGCCGTTCTGAAGACCCGGCGCTTCGGCTACGACGGCAAGGGCCAGCGGATGATCCGCGAGGGCGACGACCCGGCCGCCCTCCTCGCCGACTTCAAGGGTGCGCCCTGCATCCTCGAAGGGTTCGTGCCGTTCGAGCGCGAAATCTCCGTGGTCGCCGCCCGCGGGCCGGACGGGACGTTCGCGGCCTACGACCCCTGCGCCAACGACCACCGCGACCATATCCTCGCGCTCACCCGCGTGCCCGCGCCCGGCCTGACCCGGACGACGGGTGACGCGGCGGTCGCCATCGCCCGCGCCATCGCCGAGGCGCTGGACTATGTCGGCGTGCTCGCCGTCGAGATGTTCGAGATCGCCGGGCCGGACGGGGCCGCCCGCCTCGTCGTCAACGAGATCGCGCCCCGCGTGCACAATTCCGGGCATTGGACCATCGAAGGCGCCCTGACCTCGCAATTTGCCCAGACCGTCCGCGCGGTCTGCGGCTGGCCGCTCGGCGACACCGCGCGCACCGGCGGCATGGCGGTGGAAATGGAAAACCTCATCGGCGCCGAGGCCGATGCCTGGGTCGCCCTGCTCGCGGAGCCGGGCGCCCATCTCCACCTCTACGGCAAGGCCGAGGCCCGTCCCGGCCGCAAGATGGGGCACGTCACCCGGCTCAAGCCTCTCGACTAA